A window of the Phycicoccus sp. M110.8 genome harbors these coding sequences:
- a CDS encoding LacI family DNA-binding transcriptional regulator, with the protein MHGVTSADVARDSGVSRTTVSYVLNDTPGVRVSEETRARVRASADRLGYHPSVAARTLRTGRSDLVLYVLPDWPLGPAVDTLLDRLAGALAERGLSLLVHHARSGRPLHELWRAVTPRAVVGLQAFSARDRDAMRRAGIHVVASSISGDVPDVFAATQQGIGRLQARHLLERGHTPVGYAAPTDPRVRAFAELRLAGVQAVCAEAGLPAPVVVPVELTQDSARAAVRAWRDAAAGTAGTAGPGADGTAAPAVAGVAAYNDDVALAVLAGARAEGVPCPGELAVVGVDDIPAARFAEPALSTVSQSLDTQAEHLAAAVVAALDGTDSDGGPVPDTLELVERAST; encoded by the coding sequence GTGCACGGCGTGACCAGCGCGGACGTCGCGCGCGACAGCGGCGTCTCGCGGACGACCGTCAGCTACGTCCTCAACGACACCCCCGGCGTCCGGGTGTCCGAGGAGACGCGTGCGCGGGTCCGGGCCTCGGCCGACCGGCTCGGCTACCACCCCTCCGTCGCGGCCCGCACGCTGCGCACCGGCCGTAGCGACCTGGTCCTCTACGTCCTGCCGGACTGGCCGCTCGGTCCTGCCGTGGACACGCTGCTGGACCGGCTGGCCGGCGCACTCGCCGAGCGCGGCCTGAGCCTGCTCGTGCACCACGCCCGCTCCGGCCGGCCCCTGCACGAGCTGTGGCGAGCGGTGACCCCGCGCGCGGTCGTGGGCCTCCAGGCGTTCAGCGCCCGCGACCGGGACGCCATGCGCCGCGCGGGGATCCACGTCGTCGCGTCGTCCATCTCCGGCGACGTCCCCGACGTCTTCGCCGCTACCCAGCAGGGCATCGGGCGGCTGCAGGCCCGTCACCTCCTCGAGCGCGGGCACACCCCGGTCGGGTATGCCGCGCCGACCGACCCGCGCGTCCGCGCGTTCGCCGAGCTGCGCCTCGCCGGGGTGCAGGCGGTCTGTGCCGAGGCCGGGCTGCCGGCCCCCGTCGTGGTCCCGGTCGAGCTCACGCAGGACTCTGCGCGGGCAGCGGTCCGGGCGTGGCGCGACGCCGCCGCGGGAACGGCAGGGACGGCTGGACCGGGCGCAGACGGGACGGCCGCGCCGGCGGTGGCCGGCGTCGCGGCATACAACGACGACGTGGCGCTCGCGGTGCTGGCCGGGGCGCGCGCGGAGGGCGTGCCCTGCCCGGGCGAGCTGGCGGTGGTGGGTGTCGACGACATCCCGGCGGCCCGGTTCGCGGAACCCGCGCTGAGCACCGTCTCCCAGTCGCTCGACACGCAGGCCGAGCACCTGGCCGCGGCGGTCGTCGCGGCCCTGGACGGCACCGACTCCGACGGCGGCCCCGTCCCGGACACGCTGGAGCTCGTCGAGCGCGCCTCGACCTGA